AGCGGACCGGCGTCAACGTTCTCGCGTCCTCCGGCATCTCATCGCGCGCAAACGGTTCCCAGCGGAGACGTCGGCGCGCCGGCGAAGCTAGTCCGGCGTCCCGCGGCCAACAAGGACGGGCCGCCGCGCGAGTCCTCCGCCCGCGCGTCCCGCGTCTGGAGTCCGTCGGCGGGGAACCATCCGGGAAGTCCGCAGTATCAAGACGCTTCCACGCAGTCGTATCCCCAACCATCGCAAGCACTTATGACCGTCTTCACCACCCGCGGAGCCGCCCTGGCGCTCGTGCTGGCCGGCACCCTGGCCGGCGGCGCGGCCGCGCAGACCGGCCTGGGCGTCGACACCACGGCGTTCGACCGCAGCGTCCGCCCCCAGGACGACTTCTACCAGTTCGTCAACGGCGCCTGGCTGCGCAACACGCAGATCCCGGCCGACCGCACCACCTACGGCTCGTTCGTGATGCTGCGCGACTCCTCGGAAGAGGCGATGCGCCAGATCGTGGAGCGCGCGGCCGCCAGCCGCGGCGCGCCCGGCTCCAGGGAGCAGAAGGTCGGCGACCTGTACCTGAGCTTCATGGACACCGCGCGGATCGAGCAGCTCGGGCTCCAGCCGCTCCAGGCGGACCTGGCCCGCATCCGCGGCGTCACCAGCAAGGCCCAGCTCCCGGCGCTCTTCGCCGGCCTGGCGCGCATCGGCGTGGGCTACCCGTTCGGCTTCGGCGTCTCGACCGACCAGAAGCAGTCCACCCAGTACACGGTGTACGTCTCGCAGACCGGCCTGGGGCTCCCCGACCGCGACTACTACCTGCAGGCCAACGAGCGCTTCCAGGCGCTGCGCGACGCGTACGTCGGCTACATGGAGACGCTGCTGCGCCTGGCGGGCGAGCAGGACCCGGCCGGCAAGGCCCGCGCGGTGCTGGCCTTCGAGACCGAGCTGGCCCAGCGCCAGTGGGAGCGCACCCGCAACCGCGACCGCAACGCCACCTACAACCGGATGACGCTGGCCGAGCTGCGCGCCCGGGCCCCCGGCTTCGACTGGGCGGCGTGGCTGCGCGAGGCGGGCGTGCAGGGCGTGGAGTCGGTGGTGGTGCGCCAGCCCAGCTACCTGGCCGGCGCCGACAGCGTGCTGGCGGCCACCCCGCTGGAGACGCTGAAGGCGTACGAGACGGTGCGCCTGCTCGACTCGGCGGCGCCGTTCCTCCCCCGCGCCTTCGCGGAGGCCAGCTTCCAGTTCCGCGGCCGCACGCTCAGCGGCCAGCAGGAGCAGCGCCCCCGCTGGAAGCGCGGCGTGGGCGTGGTGGAGGGCGCGCTCGGCGAGGTGGTGGGCGAGATGTACGTGGCGGAGCACTTCCGCCCCGAGCAGAAGGCCCGCATGGAGCGCCTGGTGGCCAACCTGCTGGAGGCGTTCCGGCAGGGGATCGACGAGCTGGAGTGGATGACGCCCGCCACCCGGGCGCAGGCCAAGGACAAGCTGTCGAAGATCACCGTCAAGATCGGCTACCCGGCGAAGTGGCGCGACTACTCGGCGCTCGAGATCGTTCCCGGCGACCTGCTGGGGAACATGCGCCGCGTGGCGGCCTTCGAGTACAACCGGATGCTCTCGCGCCTGGGCAGGCCGGTGGACCGCACCGAGTGGGGGATGACGCCCCAGACGGTGAACGCGTACTACAACGCCACCAACAACGAGATCGTGTTCCCGGCCGCCATCCTGCAGCCGCCGTTCTTCAACCCCGACGCCGACGACGCGGTGAACTACGGGGCGATCGGCGCGGTGATCGGGCACGAGATCAGCCACGGCTTCGACGACCAGGGCCGCAAGTCCGACGGCGAGGGGAACCTGCGCGACTGGTGGACCGGCGAGGACGCCAGTGCGTTCGAGCAGCGCGCCACGGCGCTGGCCAACCAGTACAGCCAGTTCAGCCCGCTGGAGGGCGCCACGGTGAACGGCCGGCTGACGCTCGGCGAGAACATCGGCGACCTGAGCGGCCTGGCGGTGGCGTACCGGGCGTACAAGCTGTCGCTGGGCGGCCGCGAGGCCCCGGTGATCGGCGGCTTCACCGGCGACCAGCGCTTCTTCCTGGGCTGGGCGCAGGTGTGGCGCAGCAAGTTCCGCGACGAGGCGCTCCGGCAGCAGCTCCTCACCGACCCGCACTCGCCCGGGATGTACCGGACGAACGGCGTGCTGGTGAACATGCAGGAGTTCTACGACGCCTTCGGCGTGAAGGAGGGCGACAAGATGTACCGCCCCGCCAACCAGCGCGTGAAGATCTGGTAAGCTCCTGATCGCCAGACGGATGAACGGCCCGGGTCCGCGAAAGGATCCGGGCCGTTCTTACTTTTGTGACGAGTGCCGCCCAAAGACTACCTTGGCGATTTCTCCCATACCACTTCTTGAGAGCTAGTCTGACTCTTCGTAACTTTCTCCAGACCGGCGCCGAAGGTCTCGCTCAAGAGCGTGCCGAAAGTAGAGATCACACAGTACCTTCATTCCCGCAACTTCTGAAAGCGTGATGTTTTCAGGAGGGTGACCACCTAAGATCGCCTCGCCCCAATCTACCCATTCGTCGCCTGGGTTTTCACCAAGCAACTGTCCAAACATGCGT
The DNA window shown above is from Longimicrobium sp. and carries:
- a CDS encoding M13 family metallopeptidase, encoding MTVFTTRGAALALVLAGTLAGGAAAQTGLGVDTTAFDRSVRPQDDFYQFVNGAWLRNTQIPADRTTYGSFVMLRDSSEEAMRQIVERAAASRGAPGSREQKVGDLYLSFMDTARIEQLGLQPLQADLARIRGVTSKAQLPALFAGLARIGVGYPFGFGVSTDQKQSTQYTVYVSQTGLGLPDRDYYLQANERFQALRDAYVGYMETLLRLAGEQDPAGKARAVLAFETELAQRQWERTRNRDRNATYNRMTLAELRARAPGFDWAAWLREAGVQGVESVVVRQPSYLAGADSVLAATPLETLKAYETVRLLDSAAPFLPRAFAEASFQFRGRTLSGQQEQRPRWKRGVGVVEGALGEVVGEMYVAEHFRPEQKARMERLVANLLEAFRQGIDELEWMTPATRAQAKDKLSKITVKIGYPAKWRDYSALEIVPGDLLGNMRRVAAFEYNRMLSRLGRPVDRTEWGMTPQTVNAYYNATNNEIVFPAAILQPPFFNPDADDAVNYGAIGAVIGHEISHGFDDQGRKSDGEGNLRDWWTGEDASAFEQRATALANQYSQFSPLEGATVNGRLTLGENIGDLSGLAVAYRAYKLSLGGREAPVIGGFTGDQRFFLGWAQVWRSKFRDEALRQQLLTDPHSPGMYRTNGVLVNMQEFYDAFGVKEGDKMYRPANQRVKIW